The Methylomicrobium lacus LW14 genome window below encodes:
- a CDS encoding DnaJ domain-containing protein — protein MHKVQKAPSAVKARFLRYLMLAGGLVVLGYMGMTSWLGGLFALLGLAAAFLLRLLPSLLQNAPYLHQIWMAWQRSQRGQSQQQETRHTSGKMTAEEAYEILGLKIGASDKEVIEAHRRLMQKIHPDRGGSDYLAAKINLAKKTLLER, from the coding sequence TTGCATAAAGTACAAAAAGCGCCTTCCGCCGTAAAGGCCCGTTTTCTGCGTTACCTGATGCTCGCCGGCGGCCTCGTGGTGCTGGGGTATATGGGCATGACCAGCTGGCTCGGCGGACTGTTTGCCTTGCTCGGCCTGGCGGCGGCGTTTTTGCTCAGATTGCTGCCGTCCTTGCTGCAAAATGCGCCCTATCTGCATCAAATCTGGATGGCCTGGCAACGCTCGCAGCGGGGGCAATCTCAGCAACAGGAAACCCGGCATACGTCCGGCAAAATGACCGCGGAGGAAGCTTACGAGATTTTGGGATTGAAAATAGGCGCAAGCGACAAGGAAGTCATCGAGGCACATCGCCGGCTGATGCAAAAAATTCATCCGGACCGGGGCGGCTCCGATTATCTGGCCGCAAAAATCAATCTGGCCAAAAAGACACTATTAGAAAGATAA
- the rpoS gene encoding RNA polymerase sigma factor RpoS, whose amino-acid sequence MKKEIVEPADDDIGPPFEDAEDEELFLAEEFEEADDVIDEIDIESEVQTLKARDDNFDATRVYLNDLGRSKLLSADQEKLYGAKALRGDPEARKVMIESNLRLVVKISRRYLNRGLPLLDLIEEGNLGLIRAVEKFDPDRGFRFSTYATWWIRQTIERAIMNQTRTIRLPIHIVKEMNTYLKAQRHLQQTLDHDPSAEEIAQFMDKPAYKVEKMLKLNERVTSIDVPCSKDVDKPMVETISDEDSPSAADRIQEDGIRQSVSGWVYQLPEKQREVICRRYGLCGYEAETLEQVALELSVTRERVRQIQMDGLKRLKEILHVNGYSFETIFN is encoded by the coding sequence ATGAAAAAAGAGATAGTAGAGCCCGCTGATGATGACATCGGCCCACCGTTTGAAGATGCAGAGGATGAGGAGCTGTTTTTAGCGGAAGAGTTCGAGGAAGCGGACGATGTGATCGACGAGATAGACATCGAAAGTGAAGTCCAGACGCTCAAAGCCCGCGATGACAATTTCGACGCGACTCGCGTCTATCTGAACGATCTCGGCCGCTCGAAACTCTTATCGGCCGACCAGGAAAAACTATACGGCGCCAAAGCCTTACGCGGCGACCCCGAGGCCCGCAAGGTCATGATCGAAAGCAATCTGCGCCTGGTCGTGAAGATTTCCCGCCGTTATCTCAACCGGGGACTGCCGCTGCTCGATTTGATCGAGGAAGGCAATCTCGGCTTGATTCGCGCGGTCGAAAAGTTCGATCCGGACCGCGGCTTCCGTTTTTCGACCTATGCGACCTGGTGGATACGGCAAACGATCGAACGCGCGATCATGAATCAGACCCGCACGATCCGTCTGCCGATTCATATCGTAAAGGAAATGAACACGTATCTGAAGGCGCAGCGCCATCTGCAACAGACGCTCGATCACGATCCGAGCGCCGAGGAAATTGCGCAATTTATGGATAAACCGGCCTATAAGGTCGAGAAGATGCTCAAATTGAACGAACGTGTTACCTCGATCGATGTGCCGTGCAGCAAGGATGTCGATAAGCCGATGGTCGAGACGATTTCGGATGAAGACAGCCCGTCGGCCGCCGACCGCATCCAGGAAGACGGCATCCGCCAGAGCGTTTCCGGCTGGGTCTATCAATTGCCGGAAAAGCAGCGCGAAGTGATCTGCCGGCGCTATGGGCTCTGCGGCTATGAGGCCGAAACACTCGAACAGGTCGCACTGGAATTGAGCGTGACCCGCGAGCGTGTGCGGCAGATTCAGATGGACGGATTGAAACGCTTAAAAGAGATCCTGCATGTGAACGGCTATTCGTTCGAAACGATCTTCAATTGA
- a CDS encoding peptidoglycan DD-metalloendopeptidase family protein: MDLAPVLSGHQHINDAYPDEPYPDDSYPPPVTSGYVPPQQRQQKMPPAPPHPYPKASIPVKREAPAARPDPVMPAERNEAKRKPKTIASALTAKKSIMPKTEPEKPARKATAHEKKPSRTLAKNDHADLNFGWPLAGNILKSYTQTGKKGIRIAGKKGQTVRAAEAGKVVYSGQGLIGYGNLLIIKHNSQYLTAYANNSALLAKEGDVVEKGQGIATVGASAAQKAMLHFEIRKQGKSVNPLTLLPKL; this comes from the coding sequence GTGGATTTAGCGCCGGTACTGTCCGGCCATCAACATATCAACGATGCCTATCCGGATGAGCCCTATCCAGATGATTCCTATCCGCCGCCGGTGACGAGCGGCTATGTTCCACCACAGCAGCGCCAGCAGAAAATGCCGCCTGCGCCGCCCCATCCTTACCCGAAGGCATCGATCCCGGTGAAACGGGAAGCGCCGGCAGCCAGGCCTGATCCCGTCATGCCGGCCGAGAGGAATGAAGCCAAGCGCAAGCCCAAAACAATTGCTTCTGCGCTAACGGCCAAAAAAAGTATAATGCCAAAGACCGAGCCGGAAAAACCGGCTCGGAAAGCCACGGCACACGAAAAAAAGCCAAGCCGAACCCTTGCGAAAAATGATCATGCCGATTTGAACTTCGGCTGGCCGTTGGCCGGCAACATTTTGAAGAGCTATACCCAGACCGGCAAAAAAGGCATCCGCATCGCCGGCAAAAAAGGGCAAACGGTACGGGCCGCCGAGGCCGGAAAGGTCGTCTATAGCGGACAGGGATTGATCGGATATGGTAATCTGCTTATCATAAAGCATAATAGTCAGTATTTGACCGCTTATGCGAATAACAGCGCCTTATTGGCCAAGGAGGGTGACGTTGTCGAGAAGGGACAAGGGATCGCCACGGTTGGCGCGAGCGCCGCGCAAAAAGCCATGCTGCATTTTGAAATTCGCAAACAGGGTAAGTCGGTCAATCCGCTTACATTATTACCGAAGCTATGA